A genomic window from Pseudohongiella acticola includes:
- the cysE gene encoding serine O-acetyltransferase encodes MPENIWEQLQQEARELIGREPLMASYVYACVLNHKSLSSALSYLLAHKLANYVMSAVAIRELIDTAFRESPGIVDFAACDIQAVYDRDAATSAFLPVILYLKGYQSIQVHRVAHFLWNKGRRDLALYLQSRNSEVFGVDIHPACVMGKGIMFDHATGIVIGETTIIEDDVSIMQSVTLGGTGNEQGDRHPKIRSGVLISAGAKVLGNIEVGRSAKVGAGSVVLRDVPEHTTVVGVPAHQIGRPCPDNPSHTMNQLVDSD; translated from the coding sequence AAACATCTGGGAACAACTACAACAGGAAGCCCGCGAACTGATCGGGCGTGAACCCCTGATGGCGAGTTACGTTTACGCCTGCGTGCTTAATCATAAAAGCCTGAGCTCCGCGCTCAGTTATCTGCTGGCGCACAAACTGGCAAACTATGTCATGTCAGCCGTCGCCATTCGCGAACTGATCGACACAGCCTTCAGAGAGTCACCGGGCATTGTTGATTTTGCTGCTTGCGATATCCAGGCGGTGTACGACAGGGACGCCGCCACCAGCGCGTTCTTACCGGTAATTCTGTACCTGAAAGGGTACCAGTCGATCCAGGTACACCGGGTTGCCCATTTTCTGTGGAATAAAGGCAGGCGCGATCTGGCACTCTACCTGCAGAGCCGCAATTCAGAAGTGTTCGGCGTCGATATCCATCCAGCCTGCGTCATGGGCAAGGGCATCATGTTTGACCATGCCACCGGTATCGTCATCGGTGAAACCACGATCATTGAGGACGATGTCTCCATTATGCAGTCGGTCACGCTGGGCGGAACCGGCAACGAGCAAGGCGATCGCCACCCCAAAATTCGCTCTGGTGTGCTGATCTCTGCGGGCGCAAAAGTGCTGGGCAATATCGAAGTCGGTCGCAGCGCCAAGGTCGGCGCAGGCAGTGTCGTGCTCAGGGATGTACCAGAGCACACCACGGTGGTTGGCGTCCCGGCTCACCAGATTGGCAGGCCCTGTCCCGACAATCCCTCGCACACCATGAATCAGCTGGTCGATAGCGACTGA
- a CDS encoding PhoH family protein, translated as MSLSPIFYVLDTNVLIHDPSAIWNFDEHQVVIPMTVLEELDNLKSGRGAVAADCRQAIREIDRILGKATPVDVEQGVPIDRGKQVPTLGTLSVLMTETPQIHRILPEHLNDNKILNAVALLKQQHPAHHVALVTKDINMRLKARACGIDAEDYQTDQLLSDIAHLNKGYIDFGDSFWDHISAVETEQTHGGETFHQIPRSAIEQEVYPNQFFFDAAGFLGRVSRLTDTHIILRHLDRERLMQRETWGLQPRDIFQAMAMDLLLDPDVHLVNLTGSAGSGKTILALAAAIEMTLDTKLFRRIIATRSTQGLDEDIGFLPGTEAEKMEPWLGAITDNLEALHWDDENAAGSIDYVLAKVPLQFKSLNYIRGRSFQHSLILIDESQNLTPHQIKTIVTRSGTGSKVVCLGNLAQIDTPYLSPTSSGLTYLTERFKNFALGGNLQLQGVPRSELAAYAEEHL; from the coding sequence GTGTCATTAAGCCCTATATTTTACGTCCTCGATACCAACGTACTCATCCACGACCCCTCTGCTATCTGGAATTTCGACGAGCATCAGGTTGTCATTCCAATGACCGTGCTGGAAGAGCTCGATAACCTGAAAAGCGGGCGTGGCGCTGTTGCCGCCGACTGCCGGCAAGCCATACGGGAAATCGATCGTATCCTTGGTAAGGCCACGCCCGTCGATGTTGAGCAGGGTGTGCCCATCGATCGCGGCAAGCAGGTGCCAACGTTGGGAACGCTGTCGGTGTTAATGACGGAAACTCCCCAGATTCATCGCATCCTTCCCGAACATCTTAACGACAATAAAATTCTCAACGCGGTGGCGCTGCTCAAGCAACAGCATCCTGCCCATCACGTGGCATTGGTGACCAAAGATATTAACATGCGCCTCAAAGCCCGGGCATGTGGCATTGATGCAGAGGACTATCAGACCGATCAGCTGTTAAGCGATATCGCACACCTTAATAAAGGGTATATCGATTTTGGTGACAGTTTCTGGGATCACATCAGTGCTGTTGAAACAGAACAGACCCATGGCGGCGAGACTTTTCACCAGATTCCCCGAAGCGCAATAGAGCAGGAAGTTTATCCGAACCAGTTCTTCTTTGACGCTGCCGGCTTTCTGGGTAGGGTGTCACGCCTGACCGACACGCATATCATCCTTCGCCATCTCGACAGGGAGCGATTAATGCAGCGGGAGACCTGGGGACTGCAGCCTCGCGACATTTTCCAGGCCATGGCCATGGACCTGTTGCTGGACCCTGACGTGCATCTGGTTAATCTCACTGGGTCCGCTGGTTCCGGAAAAACCATTCTGGCTCTGGCGGCTGCCATCGAAATGACGCTGGACACCAAACTCTTTCGCCGCATTATCGCGACCCGCAGCACTCAGGGCCTCGATGAAGATATAGGTTTTTTGCCTGGTACCGAAGCTGAAAAAATGGAGCCCTGGCTGGGAGCCATAACAGACAACCTTGAGGCGTTACACTGGGATGACGAGAACGCGGCTGGCAGTATAGATTACGTGCTGGCCAAAGTGCCGCTTCAATTCAAGTCTCTGAACTATATTCGCGGCCGCAGTTTTCAGCACAGCCTGATCCTGATTGATGAATCGCAGAATCTGACACCTCACCAGATCAAGACTATTGTGACCCGCTCGGGCACCGGATCCAAAGTGGTCTGTCTGGGCAACCTGGCACAGATCGACACGCCCTACCTCAGCCCGACCAGTTCCGGCCTGACCTATCTCACTGAGCGTTTCAAGAACTTTGCGCTGGGCGGCAACCTGCAATTGCAGGGTGTGCCGCGCTCGGAATTGGCCGCTTACGCTGAAGAGCACCTTTAA
- a CDS encoding sodium ion-translocating decarboxylase subunit beta, with product MDQLIELWHATGVYQIEMKQLIMILVSLGLIYLAIARKFEPLLLLPIGFGGMLANIPGVDIAVGQGVLAQFYSIGLETGIFPLLIFLGVGAMTDFGPLLANPKTLLLGAAAQFGIFATVLGALFFTDLGWFDFSLQQAAAIGIIGGADGPTAIYVAGILAPELLGAIAVSAYSYMALVPLIQPPIMRALTTEKERRIEMSQLRVVSQREKILFPLVLLILVALVIPSAAPLLGMFCFGNLMKECGVVDRLTKTAQNALINIVTIMLGLAVGSKLIADQFLVPSTLGVLGLGIVAFSIGTAAGVLMAKLMNFLSKSQINPLIGAAGVSAVPMAARVANRLGTEANPHNFLLMHAMGPNVAGVIGSAVAAGVLIQLVG from the coding sequence ATGGATCAATTGATAGAACTCTGGCACGCCACCGGCGTGTATCAGATTGAAATGAAACAACTGATCATGATTCTGGTCAGTCTGGGTCTTATTTACCTGGCGATTGCCCGGAAATTTGAGCCACTGTTGCTGCTGCCAATTGGTTTTGGTGGCATGTTGGCGAACATTCCCGGTGTCGATATTGCGGTCGGGCAGGGCGTGCTTGCCCAGTTTTACTCTATAGGACTGGAAACCGGCATTTTCCCGCTTCTGATCTTCCTGGGCGTAGGCGCGATGACCGATTTCGGTCCGCTGTTGGCGAATCCTAAAACACTGTTGCTGGGCGCGGCTGCCCAGTTTGGTATTTTTGCCACTGTGCTCGGTGCCCTGTTTTTTACCGATCTGGGCTGGTTCGACTTCAGTTTGCAGCAGGCAGCCGCCATCGGCATTATTGGCGGTGCGGATGGGCCAACCGCTATTTATGTGGCGGGTATTCTGGCACCCGAACTGCTTGGCGCCATCGCCGTGTCAGCCTATTCATACATGGCACTGGTGCCGCTGATTCAGCCGCCCATCATGCGGGCGCTGACCACAGAAAAAGAGCGACGCATTGAAATGTCGCAACTGCGCGTGGTGTCACAGCGTGAAAAGATCCTGTTCCCGCTGGTACTCCTGATCCTGGTCGCCCTGGTCATACCAAGCGCAGCACCACTGCTGGGTATGTTCTGTTTTGGTAACCTGATGAAAGAGTGCGGTGTGGTCGACCGGTTGACCAAGACCGCACAAAACGCGCTGATCAATATTGTCACCATCATGCTGGGGCTGGCCGTGGGTTCGAAACTGATTGCTGATCAGTTCCTGGTTCCCAGCACATTGGGCGTGCTGGGATTGGGTATCGTGGCCTTCTCAATCGGCACGGCCGCCGGTGTCCTGATGGCAAAGCTGATGAATTTCCTGTCTAAAAGTCAAATCAATCCGCTGATTGGCGCCGCTGGTGTCTCTGCGGTGCCAATGGCTGCGCGCGTAGCCAACCGACTGGGCACCGAAGCCAACCCGCACAACTTCCTGTTGATGCATGCCATGGGGCCCAACGTGGCCGGTGTAATCGGCTCGGCTGTTGCTGCAGGGGTGTTGATTCAATTGGTAGGTTGA